Below is a window of Candidatus Dadabacteria bacterium DNA.
CAAATTCCTGAACCCCTTTGTTTTAAGGGGCTTTAGGACTTAGTGGGAATTGCTGGTCATAAGCCAAAGCATGTGACAGCGGAGATAGGAGTCCAGCGTCAACAGAAGTGGCTTCCGGCGCATACTACGCCTTTAAGGGACCTCTTGAACAAAAACGCCGGTTGATGAACTTTGTATTTTCGAACCTAGAGCTAAAGGGATTAACCCTTTGTTATACCTCGCCCCTTGAAAAAACCGTTTGATAGGTTCGTAAATGCGTCTAATATTGAAGAATGGCGCGCCCGGAGGGATTCGAACCCCCAACCTCTTGATCCGTAGTCAAGCGCTCTGTCCAGTTGGGCTACGGGCGCGGAAAAGCGACGCTTCCTAATGGTTCCTGAGCCGAGTGGCGCAGTCAACCCGGAAAACGGCAGGAACGATTAACAATACGGATTTCTGTATTATAATAGTCGTTCTGAATTTTGTTTCGGGAAAAACTAGATGGAAAAGCTTGAATCGCTTCTTGACATCGAAGTCGGAACCTATCTTCGCAGGGTGAAAGACAAAGAGGAGATAAAGGATCTTGTTTCCGGGAACCTAACCCGGGAAACCTACGCAAGATTCCTGTTCACTTTTTATATAATCGAATTTCTCAGTCAGAGGGCGGTTAACATGGCAAGCATAAACACGAAAGACTCCGACCCCTACCTGAGCAAAAGGTTTCATTCCTGCGCACAGGGAGAACTCGGACATGCCGAGATTGCCCTTCGTGATCTAAAGGATCTCGGAGAGAAGGAGACTAACCCCTTCTGCCTGGAGATCGTAAGGGAATACGACGAGTTCCTGCAGAACGCCGCCGAGCAGTTTCCTCTCGCGATACTTGGACATTCCTATCTGTTTGAAAACGTATCGGGACTTCTTTTTCCTGAGGTAGAAACAGTTCCCGACCCATCAACTTTCATAGAGGTTCACGCCAAGGAAGATCCCGCACACTCCCTGGCGATAAAAAAAACGGTAAGGAGAATCGAAAAAAATCTCGGCAAGGAAAAGATCGAAAAAATTGTCCAGTTCAGCAGGGAAAGCGGAGATTACCTGATGCGGCTATTTGATTCCCTTGCCTAAGCCCATAATCTCCTCGTAGCGAAAACACGAGACCAGGTGATCGTTCACCACCCCCGTCGCCTGAAGATGGGCGTAGACGATAGTGGGCCCCATGAAGCGGAAGCCTCGTTTCTTAAGGTCGCAACTCACCCTCACGGAAAGTTCCGTCGAGGCCGGTATTTCCGATAGTTCCTCCCAGGCGTTCGTAACCGGAACTCCGTCCGTAAATCCCCACAGATAATCGGAGAAGCTCCCGAACTCATCCCGTATTTCCAGGAACCGGGCGGCGTTGTTTATCGACGCCTCTATTTTCCTGCGGTTGCGTATTATTCCGCTGTCCGACATGAGTTCCCGTATCTTTTCCTCTCCGTAGCGGGCGACTTTTTCCGGATCGAACCCGTCGTAAAGACGCCTGTAGTTCTCCCTCTTGCGGAGAACGGTAAGCCAGCTGAGGCCTGCCTGGGCGGATTCGAGAACCAGAAACTCAAACTGTTTCGCGTCAGAGAAAACCGGCACTCCCCACTCCTTGTCGTGGTAATCCCTCTCAATACCGGTGCGCTCGCACCATGGACATCTGCGCATACCCTCTTTGCCTCCCGTTCAAAGAATGGCATTGTAAAGAAACCCGAAAAAAAGCACTTGGGGAACTGCAACCGCGGGAAGCAGAAGCGCCGTCTTTCTGCCTATGCTGGTCCAGAGAAGCCCGATCTCCGTATAGTCGGTCACAACCCCCGCCATCAGGAAAACAAAGGGATTTCCAAACGCCTGGACCTTGTCATAGATCTCAAACGCGATAACCGAACTTCCCTCGCTGCAGACCTCAATAACGGTAGCTCCCACAAGGGTGAGCAGAAGGCCGCCCGTGTCCGGACCCAGATAACGCATGAAAAATTCCCCGGGCACGTACACATCTATCAGGACCGCCGCTATAAGGCCGATTATAAGCCACCAGAGAACCATATTGGAAAGACTGAGACTACCCCTGAGAACCCCCTGAACACTTTCCCTCAGCGAAAAATTCTTTATCTTCTCCCACTCGTACCCTTCTCCCAAGCCCGTGACGTCGTTTTTCTCCACGTGGCCTCCCCGCTCAAGTGCCTCGAATATCAGACCGGTAAGAATGGCGATAAATCCCGCCGTGACTATGAACAGAACACCCTTCCACCCGAAAAAGCTTACGAGAAGAATGGTTACGGGAAAATTCGCCCAGGGAGAAGCGAGCAGGAATGTTATCACGGCAGGGGTGCTTGCCCCTTTTCTGTAGATCTGGATCGCTATGGCGAGTATTCCGTGGGAACAGGAAGACATCAGAAAACCTCCCGCAAGAGCGTAGAGAAGCGAGGACTTGCCCGTTTTGCCGAGATACCTGTATATAAACCCCTCGGGAACGAAATAATCCACGGCCCCGCCAAGAAGAAAACCCGCGGCAAGCGGAATGGCGAGCAGCCGGAGATAGCCCAGAAGAGAGGCATTAAGGGGCGAAAGAGAAGGAAGGAAGGAAACGGCGATCAGGAAGAGAAGCAACGCGAGAGAGATTTTCAGGTTTCGGCTGATTCGAAGCGGCTCGCCGGGAGAAGGAACATGGCAACATGAAACCTGATCATTATCCGTGTTAGAAACCGTACGCACCTCTAGACAATTCCCGAATTCACTTTTTATCCGTCTTCAGCAAAGGCCGAAGCGAGTTTAATCCTCATGAGAAACCCCGCACAGGCAGCTTTTCCCTGATTGCTTTGCGCAAGTCAGAAAAACTCAGTCAATCAAGGTTCCCCTCCTCACGCCGTTACAGTGTAATATTATAGGGAATTATATACGTTCCAAGGAGGTTGTTCATCATGCATTCAAGAAATTTCGGTGTTTTGTTTTTGTCAGCAGTATTCTGCATCGCGGGACTGTTCCTGCTTTCATCCTGTGAAGATGATGAAACGGAACCGATGGAAATGAGAGGTTTTTTTCTCAGCATTGATGAGGCAGGCGCAGTAGATTGCGGTTACGAGGATGCCGATGTGTATTTAGAAGGGGATGAATCCACCGGCAGGCTTGACATCGAGATCATCTCCACGAGCCCCACTTTCCCTGACTCGAAATTCAGCTACAAGGGAACGAAAATCATTAAAAGCAAGGGTGACGAGGTTGAAAAAACCATTGCAGCCTCCTACGTATTTGAAAGCGGTGGCGAAAATCACAGCGTGGGAACCCTGTATATCGTTTCAAGAACCGATGATGAAATCGGCAACGGGGCGACTATATTTACCGGCCACTGGGGAGGCGAAGCCATCCGTCCTGAGCAGAGCCCCATGGTGATGTGCCCGTACGTACTTGTGCCGAGAGAAGCGCTAGATGCAGACAGCTGCGGGGAAGAAGTGACACAGATGGCTGCTGGGCTCAGAAAATATTTTGCCGATGACAGAGACAATCCAACCAGATTAGGATATTGCTACAGCCTGCCGCGCAGATTAACTTGAGACTTGCGAGACAATCAAGATGAAACTCTGGGAGTGGTGTCTGAAACGAAGGGGCTGAATTCCGGTTAGATTTCCGCTGGTTTCTATTTGAATTTTTCCGTTTGTCCACCTTTGTTTCTAAGGTAGAATCCTTGCGTTATGGGAAAGAGAATCGTAGTAGCCATGAGCGGAGGGGTCGATAGTGCAACCACCGCCGCCATTCTTAAGTCCCAGGGGCATGAAGTCATAGGAGTGACCATGCAGCTTTGGGACTACGGGGAGAGCGAGGGAGGATGCTGCTCCGCGGATGAGGTCTGCGACGCGAGAAGAGTCGCGTATGAGATAGGCATACCTCACTACGTGGTAAATTACATGGATTCCTTCAGGGAGCTTGTGGTCTCTGATTTCGTAAGCAAGTACGACTCTGGAGAAACCCCGATACCGTGCGTGCTCTGCAACCAGTTCATGAAGTTCGACTTCCTCCTGAAGCGGGCCCTTGAACTTGACGCGGATTTTCTCGCCACGGGCCACTACGCCAGGATATCCCGAAGCGCCGAAACCGGTGAGTACTCCCTTGAGCGGGCCGTTGATCCCGCCAAGGACCAGTCTTACTTTCTCTTCACTCTGGGCCAGAGAGAACTTCAGAAGCTCATTTTCCCCCTGGGAGACAAAACGAAAACCGAAGTGAGAAAAATTGCCGAAAGCATGGGTCTCAGGGTCGCCACAAAGGCCGAGAGCATGGGTGTCTGCTTCATCACGGGAGACGGCTACAGGGAATTCCTTGAGCCCTACCTCAAGAGGGGGAAAATAGAGGGTGACATAGTGGACATGAAGGGAAATCCCGTCGCCAGGCACAGGGGAATTGCCTCCTTTACCATCGGGCAGAGACGCGGACTCGGTTTCGCGAAGGGAAAACCCATGTACGTTGTCGGTATTGACGCGGAGAGAAACGAAGTCAGGGTCGGAGAGGAAAAGGACCTTTACAGCAGCTCCCTTGCCGCGGGAAATCTCTCCTGGGTAAGCGGGCCTCCTGAAGGAGAGATCGAGGTGCGCTCGAAAATAAGGTACCGCCACGGCGCAGTCCCTTCCAGGGTAGCTGTCATGGACGACGGGGATGCGATAGTCAGTTTCTCCGAACCGCAAAAAGCCGTAACGCCCGGCCAGGCAATCGTTTTCTACAAGGATGAAACCGTTATGGGCGGCGGCTGGATAAAAGGGGCGCGCGTCCAATGAAAAAGATCTCCGTTGTAACGTTGGGATGTAAAGTTAATCAATATGACACGGCCGCCCTGCTTAACCATCTGCCATCCTCCGAGTTTGCAAAGAACGAAAGATTCGACGAACCGGCTGACGTGTACGTAATAGATACATGCACCGTCACGCACAAGGCGGATTCGGAAGCGAGAAACTACATATACAGGGCAAAAAGATCAAATCCCCGCGGCGTGGTAATAGTGACGGGCTGCTACGCACAGATATCCCCCGAGCAGCTCTCGGCTATGGAGGAAGTCGACTACGTAATCGGAAATTCCCACAAATTCTCATCCCTTCTCGGAGTCATACGCCGGGGAGAGATCCAGAGCGAACCGAAGGTTCTCATATCCGATATCTTCAAAGAGAAGAAAAGGAAATTCGACACCCCGGATATCAGATTCTTTCCCGACAGGACAAGGGCGTTTCTCAAGGTGCAGGACGGGTGCAACTACGCCTGCACATTTTGCGTGATACCGAGGGCACGCGGGCGGTCCCGCAGCCTGGAGGCTGATGAAGTTATCTCCAGGCTGAGAACTCTTGCGGGCGCGGGATACAGGGAAGTAGTCCTCACCGGTGTTCATCTGGCAAGTTACGGAAGGGACATAGGTTCTGACCTTGTCGGTCTGCTCGGAAAGATTGAGGAATCCGGGGCAGTACGCAGGATAAGACTGAGCTCGCTTGATCCTGCGGACACCACAGAAGAGCTGATCAGCTTCGTCTCGGAATCGGAAACTGTCTGTCCAAGCTTCCACGTAGCGCTTCAAAGCGGAGACAGAGAAGTCCTCAGAAAAATGAGAAGAAGGTACAGCCCCGAGCAGTTCCTTGAGTGCACGGACACTATACGCAGCGTTCTACCGGAGGCCTCGATCGGCACGGACATAATGGTCGGGTTTCCCGGGGAAACGCAGGAGCAGTTTGAAAATTCCCGTGACGTGGCAGCCGCTTCGGAACTCACTTACTTCCATGTGTTTCCCTACTCAATAAGGAAAATGACCCCCGCTGCGAATATGAAAGACCAGATTTCCCCACAGGTGAAAAAGGAAAGAGCGGCGGAGCTACGCGCGCTTGGAAAAACGAAGAAAGAAAACTTTTACAGAACGTTCATAGGCAAAACCCTCGACGCCATTGTCGAGAGCAGATCAAACTGTACCACGGAAAACTACATAAACGTGAAGCTGATTGAAGGCAGCATTGATACCGGAGCGGAAATAAGGGTGAAAATAGAGGATGTAAAAAATGAAACTGCCTACGCGACGGCCGTCTGAACCGCCTTCCAAAGCTGATGGACAAACTGCTTGGCTTGTAACTCCCGAACGACGCAATGGCGGAGAGAGTGGGATTCGAACCCACGAAGGGGCTTTCACCCCTTACTCGATTAGCAATCGAGCGCCTTCGACCACTCGGCCACCTCTCCCCGCTCGGTGAGAAAATGATAACCCACCGGAAAGCAGAATCAAAGCTGCTTTCTTTCTGTTTTTTTTAGCCCCTAACTGAAAAAATCTCAAGAATCAGCAGAACATCGTCCGATTTGTTCTGAACTGTACAATTCTCCCCACCTTCAAGAAAAACGGTCTGCCCCGGGAAGAGTTCATCACTGCCTTCATCGCTGATTATCAGAGCTTCTCCCTCCAGAACCAGCAGTCGCAGGTTTTGAGAAGAGGTATTCTCCGTCCTTGCGGCTTTACCGGAAAAAACTGTTGTTTTCGTTACTCTTGAGAGTTCCCCTTTTTGAATTTCTTCCCTGCTGCCCCAAGGATAGTGAACTGCTTTCGGACGGTCTGCCTCATCCCTCCCCCGCTCTCTTAATTCCTTCGCAAACTCGCCCGCCTCATTCGAGCGGTCAAGATCGGAGACAAAAACGGCGTCCCTAGTTTCAATCACGGCAACGTTGCGAAGACCGGATACGCAGACAAGCCTCGAGCTGCTTTTTACAATGGAACCCCCCGTATCCCTCAGGATTACGTCTCCTTCAATCACGTTGCCCTCGGAATCTTTCGGGAAAAATTCGTAGAAAAGCCGCCATGACCCTACGTCGCTCCACGGAAAAGAAGACGGTATCACGGCTCCGCGCGAGGTCCTCTCCATTACCGCCCGGTCAACGGGAACAGAAGGAAGCCCGGCGTAAACATCCCTGCTGATTTTCCCGCGGGAAGCTTCGTGGATCGGCTCATACACGTCGGGGCAAAGAACCGCGTATTCATCAACCATGGTCCGGGCCCGGAAAACGAACATTCCGCTGTTCCAGAAGAAATTTCCCGAAAGCAGGTACTCACTCGCAACTTCGGCGCTGGGCTTCTCTATGAACCTTTTTATTCTAAGCCCGCCGTCGCGAAGCGACTCCCCTCCCTCGATGTATCCGTATCCGGTCTCGGGGACAGAGGGAGTGATTCCAAAACATACTATGTAATCGTCTTCGGCAAGCGAAACCGCCCTTCGAACGTGATCACGGAAGTTCTCGTCGTCCCCGACCACATGATCCGAGGGAAAAACCATTATCACCGAGCCCTCGTCTTCTGAGACAATCTCAAGCATCCCAAGCAGAATCGCCGGAGCAGTGTTTCTGCCCACGGGCTCGGTAATAATTTTTATCTTTCCCAGGAAATCAGTGGAACGGAGGTTCTCTTCAATCAGCGGGCGCTGTTTTTCCTCAAGCACAACAAATATGTTTTCTTCAGCGACAAGACGGGCGGCGCGTTTAAGCGTCGCAAGCAGAAGTGATTCATCTCCGTTTATACTGAGGAACTGCTTGGGCAGAGACCGCCTTGAGAGAGGCCAGAGCCTGGTTCCCCGTCCCCCGGCAAGAATAAGGCAGTAAAGATTTTCTTTAGACATTTTGAGAACCGAGTTCCGCAGAACAGCTTCTGAGTTTTACTCTACCTGATGGGGCTCCTTCAGAAGATCCCATACGGTTTTCACGGGATTAAACGTTGTGGAGGGAACTTCCACGAAAACCGTTATCCAGCCGGACATGGAACCGTTCCAGAGCCCGGGAAGCTCAAGAGCCTTTATCTTCATAGCACCAAAGGTTTTTTCGGTAATAATTCCGGCTTCCGGGTCGACAAAGCCAGTCAGATTAAATTTCTCTCCCCTAAAATCCTTTACTCCGCAGACAATATCCACAGGATTAAAATGGGTTGAGTTCTCCCATATATGCCGTTGGGAAGAGGAATCTCGGTCAACCTCGGCGCTTTCAACTATCTGAAGCGACTCTCCCCTTCCTCTTTCTCCTTCCACCCAGAACGGACCGCCGCCCGGTTCACCCACGTTCTTTACGACACCGCATACCCTGATGGGCCTGTGAAGCGTCCGAAACAAGAACTCCCTCCTGCCAGCTCCAGACAGCCCTGAAAGTTCCTGGGAAAGGTCCATGAAAAGTTTTTCCCGGCAAAAGGAAATTATCTCCCGTTCAAATGCCTCAGAGGTCCAGGAGGAAGAAAGAGCTTCTGTGTAGAGGAAAACCCTTTTCTGGATAGAGAAGAGAGAGCCCCCCAGGGTCTTTTTCCACTTAACTGTATCGGGGAGAAGTTCCTCTTTCGCCACGTTATCTATGTTTTTTATAAAAATACAGTCATAGCAGAGTTCGTTCAGGTTCTTCAGCAGCGCCCCGTGCCCAGCGGGCCTCCTGAGGAGAGACCCGTCGGCGTCAGTAACAGGCGTGTTGTCCATTGCGACCGCGATTGTATCCGTTTCGGGGTCCTGAACCGAGTACGTTACGTCAAATGAAACCCCTTCGTAGGACAGAAGAGAAGCTGCCTCCCTCTCCTCCAGAGCAAACCGCTCCGCAAAGGCAGGGGAAATCGTAAAATGCATTGAGACTGTACCGTGCGAGTTTGTATACCCTGTGGCTTCTCTGAAATGCTCGCAAAAAGCTGTCCTCCGCTCCCCGCCGTAGCTATGAAAAGGCACAAGCCCTTTGGGAACGCTCCCGTAACCCAGGCCGTCGGTTCCCAAAAGGGTGTCGAAAACAAGTCTGAAATTCCCCGAAGAGGCAATCTTTTCCGTTTTTTCCCCGAGCCTTTGCTCAAGGAGGTCCGCGAAGGGAAATCTTGCCGCGTTTGAGAGGAATTTCTCAAGTATCTTTTTCTCTTCGGGATCCAAAGCCGCTTCGTCCGAGGAAAAAGTTTCCCGAAGCATACTGAGGTCCCGAAACATTCTCGAGGCCGCTCCCGATGCCGGAACGAATTTGCACACACTAGTTTCAGGAAGGGCGTCCTCGTAGTGCTGTTGAAACACCCGGGACTCACCCTCTTCCAGTTTTCTTATGCCGTCGCCGACTGTCGCGGGGCGAAGGAGCCTGCGGAAGGGGTAACCCTTTTTGAAGCGTTCGATCTGTTTTTGAATATTCAAGATACGAATTTCCCGCGGCGGACTCCGACACGAAAACTATACATAAAAAAGCTAGAAACTCCCCTAGTCCCTGAGCGGAATTGCGTGCGATTCTTCAATCGGGGTGGCGGGACCGACGGGATTTGAACCCGCGACCTCTGGCTTGACAGGCCAGCGTTCTAACCAGGCTGAACTACGGCCCCGTTTAAATCAGATGGTGGGCGGTACAGGATTCGAACCTGTGACCCCCTGCTTGTAAGGCAGGTGCTCTCCCGCTGAGCTAACCGCCCGCAAAAACCCAAAAAGCAGGCAATCTGTATAACCGAATAAAAACTCTTTGTCCAAGACTAAGACACGGAACGGTCAAAGTCCATGCTCTTCTATGAACTTTTCCGCGTCCATAGCCGCCATGCACCCGCTTCCCGCCGCCGTTATGGCCTGTTTGTATCTCGTATCCTGGATGTCTCCGGCGGCAAAAACGCCGGCAACGCTTGTTTCAGAAGTACCGTTACTGGTGATCAGGTAACCGTTATCGTCCATATCAAGCTGTCCCCTGAAGATTCCGCTGTTGGGAGTGTGCCCGATCGCCACGAACATGCCCTGACACTCCTTAATGTAACTCTCCCCGGTCACGACATCCTTTATCCGCACCCCAGTTACTCCGTCCTCCCTTGAGCCCAGCACATCTTCAACGACACCGTTCCATATGAAATCTATTTTTTCGTTTTCTCTGGCCCTCTGCTGCATTATCACCGACGCCCTGAGCTTGTCGCGCCTGTGAACCACCGTAACCCGGGTTGCGAACTTTGTAAGGAAGATGGATTCTTCCATGGCGCTGTCGCCTCCCCCGACAACCACAAGCTCCTTATCCCTGAAAAAAAATCCGTCGCATGTGGCGCATGTGGAAACCCCGTAACCCACAAGCTCACGTTCGGAAGGCAGGCCGAGCATCCTTGCCGTGGCACCCGAGGAAATGATGAACGTGGAGGCAAGTATCTGCTCATCTTCCGTCGACACGAGAAACGGCCTTTTGGAAAAATCGACCGCGGTTACGGCCTTCTGTACGCACTGTGCCCCGAAACGTTCGGATTGCTCCTTCATAAGATCCATAAGCTCAGGGCCCATGATTCCGTCTGGAAACCCCGGGAAATTCTCAACATCGGTAGTCGTGGTAAGCTGCCCTCCGGCTTCCGGACCTTCAAATACAAGCGGCTCTAGATTCGCTCGCGCCGTGTAAAGGGCCGCGGTCAGCCCCGCAGGACCGGAACCCATGATGACCACCTTGTAGCTTTCTTTCAGTTCTTTCACTTTGCACTCCTGCAATTTCTTTTTAGAACAGGGACTTTATACTACATTCAGGCAGTGGTTTTTCAAGAGACAAAACAAACGAAGGAGGCGGCCAAAACCCTGCTCCGCAAGTGCTTACGCTAATGGAATCCGCGAAGAAAACTCCGCTTTATGAAAGACACGCAGCCCAGGGAGCCGTATTCGGCGAGACGGGCGGATTTTTTCTTCCAAAAAGCTATGGTGACCCGGAAGGGGAAGCAAAAGCCGTAAGAGAATCCGTGGGCGTTATAGATATTTCAAGCAGAGGAAAACTCATGCTGTCGGGAGCAGACCACATAAAATTCCTGCAGGGAATGCTCACAAACGACGTAAAAGAAAAATCCCCCGGGACAGGGGCCTACGCGGCAATACTCACCCCTAAAGGAAAAATGATTTCTGATATGAGGGTCTTTAAAAATGAAGACTCAGTCTATATGGATACAGAACCCGGCACGAGCGGGAACATAGCGGAGCTTCTTCGCAGGTTCAAACTTTCATACAAAGCTGAGGTGCTCGACGTTACTGAAGATTACTGCGTTTTTCACGTGTGCGGTCCCGGCTGCGGGAAATTAATCGAAAAGCGCCTCGGCGTCGACGTTAAACAGATGAAGGAATATGATCACCGGGCTTGCGGCGAGGCAACCGTAATGAAGCTCAACAGAACGGGAGAAACCGGTTTTGACGTTCTTTTTGAAAACTCCAGGGCTGAGAAAATCTGGGAACTTCTTCTTGAAAATCCACCGGTCCCGGGACTCTGCGGACAGGAGTCTCT
It encodes the following:
- a CDS encoding DNA-3-methyladenine glycosylase I; protein product: MRRCPWCERTGIERDYHDKEWGVPVFSDAKQFEFLVLESAQAGLSWLTVLRKRENYRRLYDGFDPEKVARYGEEKIRELMSDSGIIRNRRKIEASINNAARFLEIRDEFGSFSDYLWGFTDGVPVTNAWEELSEIPASTELSVRVSCDLKKRGFRFMGPTIVYAHLQATGVVNDHLVSCFRYEEIMGLGKGIK
- a CDS encoding permease, which produces MRTVSNTDNDQVSCCHVPSPGEPLRISRNLKISLALLLFLIAVSFLPSLSPLNASLLGYLRLLAIPLAAGFLLGGAVDYFVPEGFIYRYLGKTGKSSLLYALAGGFLMSSCSHGILAIAIQIYRKGASTPAVITFLLASPWANFPVTILLVSFFGWKGVLFIVTAGFIAILTGLIFEALERGGHVEKNDVTGLGEGYEWEKIKNFSLRESVQGVLRGSLSLSNMVLWWLIIGLIAAVLIDVYVPGEFFMRYLGPDTGGLLLTLVGATVIEVCSEGSSVIAFEIYDKVQAFGNPFVFLMAGVVTDYTEIGLLWTSIGRKTALLLPAVAVPQVLFFGFLYNAIL
- the mnmA gene encoding tRNA 2-thiouridine(34) synthase MnmA gives rise to the protein MGKRIVVAMSGGVDSATTAAILKSQGHEVIGVTMQLWDYGESEGGCCSADEVCDARRVAYEIGIPHYVVNYMDSFRELVVSDFVSKYDSGETPIPCVLCNQFMKFDFLLKRALELDADFLATGHYARISRSAETGEYSLERAVDPAKDQSYFLFTLGQRELQKLIFPLGDKTKTEVRKIAESMGLRVATKAESMGVCFITGDGYREFLEPYLKRGKIEGDIVDMKGNPVARHRGIASFTIGQRRGLGFAKGKPMYVVGIDAERNEVRVGEEKDLYSSSLAAGNLSWVSGPPEGEIEVRSKIRYRHGAVPSRVAVMDDGDAIVSFSEPQKAVTPGQAIVFYKDETVMGGGWIKGARVQ
- the mtaB gene encoding tRNA (N(6)-L-threonylcarbamoyladenosine(37)-C(2))-methylthiotransferase MtaB, giving the protein MKKISVVTLGCKVNQYDTAALLNHLPSSEFAKNERFDEPADVYVIDTCTVTHKADSEARNYIYRAKRSNPRGVVIVTGCYAQISPEQLSAMEEVDYVIGNSHKFSSLLGVIRRGEIQSEPKVLISDIFKEKKRKFDTPDIRFFPDRTRAFLKVQDGCNYACTFCVIPRARGRSRSLEADEVISRLRTLAGAGYREVVLTGVHLASYGRDIGSDLVGLLGKIEESGAVRRIRLSSLDPADTTEELISFVSESETVCPSFHVALQSGDREVLRKMRRRYSPEQFLECTDTIRSVLPEASIGTDIMVGFPGETQEQFENSRDVAAASELTYFHVFPYSIRKMTPAANMKDQISPQVKKERAAELRALGKTKKENFYRTFIGKTLDAIVESRSNCTTENYINVKLIEGSIDTGAEIRVKIEDVKNETAYATAV
- a CDS encoding mannose-1-phosphate guanylyltransferase/mannose-6-phosphate isomerase, with protein sequence MSKENLYCLILAGGRGTRLWPLSRRSLPKQFLSINGDESLLLATLKRAARLVAEENIFVVLEEKQRPLIEENLRSTDFLGKIKIITEPVGRNTAPAILLGMLEIVSEDEGSVIMVFPSDHVVGDDENFRDHVRRAVSLAEDDYIVCFGITPSVPETGYGYIEGGESLRDGGLRIKRFIEKPSAEVASEYLLSGNFFWNSGMFVFRARTMVDEYAVLCPDVYEPIHEASRGKISRDVYAGLPSVPVDRAVMERTSRGAVIPSSFPWSDVGSWRLFYEFFPKDSEGNVIEGDVILRDTGGSIVKSSSRLVCVSGLRNVAVIETRDAVFVSDLDRSNEAGEFAKELRERGRDEADRPKAVHYPWGSREEIQKGELSRVTKTTVFSGKAARTENTSSQNLRLLVLEGEALIISDEGSDELFPGQTVFLEGGENCTVQNKSDDVLLILEIFSVRG
- a CDS encoding DUF4301 family protein codes for the protein MNIQKQIERFKKGYPFRRLLRPATVGDGIRKLEEGESRVFQQHYEDALPETSVCKFVPASGAASRMFRDLSMLRETFSSDEAALDPEEKKILEKFLSNAARFPFADLLEQRLGEKTEKIASSGNFRLVFDTLLGTDGLGYGSVPKGLVPFHSYGGERRTAFCEHFREATGYTNSHGTVSMHFTISPAFAERFALEEREAASLLSYEGVSFDVTYSVQDPETDTIAVAMDNTPVTDADGSLLRRPAGHGALLKNLNELCYDCIFIKNIDNVAKEELLPDTVKWKKTLGGSLFSIQKRVFLYTEALSSSWTSEAFEREIISFCREKLFMDLSQELSGLSGAGRREFLFRTLHRPIRVCGVVKNVGEPGGGPFWVEGERGRGESLQIVESAEVDRDSSSQRHIWENSTHFNPVDIVCGVKDFRGEKFNLTGFVDPEAGIITEKTFGAMKIKALELPGLWNGSMSGWITVFVEVPSTTFNPVKTVWDLLKEPHQVE
- the trxB gene encoding thioredoxin-disulfide reductase, producing MKESYKVVIMGSGPAGLTAALYTARANLEPLVFEGPEAGGQLTTTTDVENFPGFPDGIMGPELMDLMKEQSERFGAQCVQKAVTAVDFSKRPFLVSTEDEQILASTFIISSGATARMLGLPSERELVGYGVSTCATCDGFFFRDKELVVVGGGDSAMEESIFLTKFATRVTVVHRRDKLRASVIMQQRARENEKIDFIWNGVVEDVLGSREDGVTGVRIKDVVTGESYIKECQGMFVAIGHTPNSGIFRGQLDMDDNGYLITSNGTSETSVAGVFAAGDIQDTRYKQAITAAGSGCMAAMDAEKFIEEHGL
- a CDS encoding aminomethyltransferase family protein, with the translated sequence MESAKKTPLYERHAAQGAVFGETGGFFLPKSYGDPEGEAKAVRESVGVIDISSRGKLMLSGADHIKFLQGMLTNDVKEKSPGTGAYAAILTPKGKMISDMRVFKNEDSVYMDTEPGTSGNIAELLRRFKLSYKAEVLDVTEDYCVFHVCGPGCGKLIEKRLGVDVKQMKEYDHRACGEATVMKLNRTGETGFDVLFENSRAEKIWELLLENPPVPGLCGQESLETLRIEAGIPVYGKDMDISTIPIEAGIWDVLDFEKGCYVGQEVIARIKWRGRVNWHLAYFEAQQGGNALPGDILWVKEKKVGRITSSTYSPTLGKNISIGYIRREFRDFEGEISVGGEHSSDRTLNTVKITEKPFYSRFA